A window of the Hypomesus transpacificus isolate Combined female chromosome 22, fHypTra1, whole genome shotgun sequence genome harbors these coding sequences:
- the taok3b gene encoding serine/threonine-protein kinase TAO3 has product MSGYKRMRRQHQKQLIALENRLKAEMDEHKLRLQKEVETHANNTYIELERLAKRHTAQTDKEIKAALAEEKRTQQQILVQQKKELTTFLENQKKEYRLCKDKIKEEMSEDPSTPKEEKQERLSRHKETVQRSQAEEEAYLLTQQRLVYDKSCRSLKRRTLVRRHEFEQEQMREELNKKKTQKEMEQALMIRQDESTQELESRQLQMLQRLRLELIGLQHQTELENQEEYNGRRQRELHRKHALEQRQQPRNLKTLEMQIKKQFQDTCKVQNKQYKALRNHQLEVAPKSEHKGILKSLKEEQTRKLAMLAEQYEHSINEMMASQAMRLNEEQEAEIQALKQQLQQEVELLDAYQNKTKAQTEAQHEKEQLKLQQKVSIRRAHLEQKIEEELDSLQKERTERIKQLFERQEREMEMFEVESARLGFGSLGSLDFPKEEDR; this is encoded by the exons ATGTCTGGATACAAGCGCATGCGGAGGCAGCACCAGAAGCAGCTGATCGCCCTGGAGAACAGGCTGAAGGCAGAGATGGACGAGCATAAGCTCCGCTtgcagaaggaggtggagacccACGCCAACAATACTTACATTGAACTGGAGAGGTTGGCCAAGCGACACACAGCCCAAACAGACAAAGAG ATCAAAGCAGCTTtggcggaggagaagaggactCAGCAGCAGATCTTGGTGCAGCAGAAGAAGGAGCTGACCACCTTCTTGGAGAACCAGAAAAAGGAGTACAGGCTCTGCAAAGACAAGATCAAAGAA GAGATGAGCGAGGACCCCAGCACCCccaaggaggagaagcaggagcgtCTGTCCAGGCACAAGGAGACGGTGCAGCGCTCCCAGGCCGAGGAGGAGGCATACCTTCTGACCCAGCAGAGGCTGGTCTACGACAAGAGCTGCCGGTCTCTCAAGCGCAGGACCCTGGTCCGGAGGCACGAGTTTGAACAGGAGCAAATGAGAGAG gAGCTGAACAAGAAGAAGACCCAAAAGGAGATGGAGCAGGCCCTGATGATCCGGCAGGACGAGTCCACCCAGGAGCTGGAGAGCCGGCAGCTGCAGATGCtgcagaggctgaggctggagctgATTGGCCTGCAGCACCAGACCGAGCTGGAGAACCAGGAGGAGTACAATGGCCGGCGCCAGAGGGAGCTGCACCGCAAGCACGCCCTGGAGCAGAGGCAGCAGCCGCGGAACCTCAAG ACGCTGGAGATGCAGATCAAGAAGCAGTTCCAGGACACCTGCAAGGTGCAGAACAAGCAGTACAAGGCCCTGAGGAACCATCAGCTGGAGGTCGCTCCCAAGAGCGAGCACAAGGGCATCTTGAAGAGCCTAAAGGAGGAGCAGACGCGCAAGCTGGCCATGCTGGCCGAGCAGTACGAGCACAGCATCAACGAGATGATGGCATCCCAAGCG ATGCGCTTGAACGAGGAGCAGGAAGCGGAGATCCAGGCCCTTAAACAGCAGCTACAGCAGGAGGTGGAGTTGCTGGACGCCTACCAGAACAAGACCAAGGCCCAGACGGAGGCTCAGCACGAGAAGGAACAGCTGAAGCTGCAGCAGAAGGTCTCCATACGCAGAGCCCACCTGGAGCAGAAG ATTGAAGAGGAGCTGGACTCACTTCAGAAGGAACGCACGGAACGCATCAAGCAGCTGTTTGAGCGccaggagagagaaatggagatgtTCGAGGTGGAGAGCGCTCGGCTGGGCTTCGGCAGCCTGGGGTCTCTGGACTTTCCCAAGGAGGAGGACAGATGA